One window of the Chryseobacterium sp. CY350 genome contains the following:
- a CDS encoding DUF3109 family protein, producing MIQIDDKLISEDIFSEEFVCNLTKCKGACCVEGDVGAPLDKDELVILDNIFDKIKPYLTADGIKALEEQGTWTTDPMDGMYVTPMIEDAECAYVTFDERGITKCGIEKAYEDGAIDWQKPISCHLYPIRVTEYSSFSALNYHEWPICNDACTLGKELQVPVYKFLKTPLTRKYGEDFYSTLSEVAEEWKKEYGK from the coding sequence ATGATTCAAATAGACGATAAATTAATTTCTGAAGATATTTTCTCTGAAGAATTTGTTTGCAACCTTACCAAATGTAAAGGTGCATGTTGTGTAGAAGGTGACGTGGGCGCTCCTTTAGATAAAGATGAACTGGTGATTTTAGATAATATTTTCGATAAAATAAAGCCTTATCTTACCGCAGACGGCATCAAAGCTTTAGAAGAACAGGGAACGTGGACGACCGATCCTATGGACGGAATGTACGTTACTCCGATGATCGAAGATGCTGAATGTGCCTACGTGACTTTTGATGAACGCGGAATCACCAAATGTGGAATCGAAAAAGCATATGAAGACGGTGCCATCGATTGGCAAAAACCCATCTCGTGCCATTTATATCCGATTCGTGTAACTGAGTATTCTTCTTTCTCAGCTTTAAACTATCACGAATGGCCTATCTGTAATGATGCCTGTACTTTGGGTAAAGAATTGCAGGTTCCTGTTTATAAGTTCCTGAAAACACCTCTGACAAGAAAATACGGTGAAGATTTTTATTCTACTTTGAGCGAAGTTGCTGAAGAATGGAAAAAAGAATATGGGAAATAG